A window of the Lactuca sativa cultivar Salinas chromosome 5, Lsat_Salinas_v11, whole genome shotgun sequence genome harbors these coding sequences:
- the LOC111884099 gene encoding mediator of RNA polymerase II transcription subunit 14 → MAEIGQESVDFSTLVSRAAEESYLSLKELVEKSKSSEMSDSEKKISILKYLVKTQQRMLRLNVLAQWCQQVPLIQYSQQLASTLSSHETCFTQAADSMFFMHEGLQQARAPIYDVPSAIEVLLTGTYQRLPKCTEDVGIQTTLTEKQQKPVLKKLDTIVRSKLLETPLPKEFTEVKIFDGTVHLFVQGEFKVLLTLGYRGHLSMWRILHLEVLVGERSGLVKLEEMRRFVLGDDLERRMAASDTPFATLYSILHEFCVALIMDTVIRQVQALRAGRWKDAIRFELISDGSSSQSSIQLGQDGETDSGGLRTPGLKILYWLECEKHSGTSDAGSCPFIKIEPGLDLRIKCLHSSFVIDPLTNKEAEFSIDQSCIDVEKLLLRAICCNKYTRLLEIYKELGQNSHIGRAAGDVLLHTPVDPPVDEYEKDNQSESEGQEVLRVRAYGSSFFTLGINIRSGRFLLHSSRSTVTSSALRECEEALNQGSMTAAEAFISLKSKSLLHLFACIGRFLGLQVFEHGFSPVKVPKQILNSSNMLLMGFPDCGSSYFLLMQLEDNFTPIFKLLETQPDPSAKHEPSGISNLVTRAKNIDINQMHILESQPSLTLSLTSDPTSDHTLLSDLGNETSASASSSGLLSVFSSIVDEVFDQERRSTAPGFPVQTFGNAFSNSLLYNNMGSSYKGRPQSGPTTSSLICPPGRTTVMKKLSDQDLASRSPHSGFRNSVAGTSAPLSDSPIRYDPGSRKRALLDMLDLLPSLKPSETLEEPSKRRKITKNPSGTLSNMEKYRYVNLIAEANKGDAPSSIYVSALLHVVRHCSLCIKHARLTSQMDALDIPYAEEVGLRNASSNIWFRLPFARGDTWEHICLRLGSPGSMYWDVKINDQHFMDLYELQKGSSGSSGSFPMPWGSGVRIANTSDIDSHIRYDSDGVVLTYNSVESDSIRKLVADIERLANARTFALGMRKLLIDSDEKDESRSNSDSGVGKYPEQMRRAFKIEAVGLMSLWFSFGSGVLARFVVEWESGKNGCTMHVSPDQLWPHTKFLEDFINGTEVSSLLDCIRLTAGPLHALAAATRPARAAPVSGVPNTAPSSSLSKPNTYNTTSSPAATNLGTHTAAMLTAATAAARGGPGIVPSSLLPIDVSFVLRGPYWIRIIYRKYFAVDMRCFAGDQVWLQPATPPKGGPTAGGSLPCPQFRPFIMEHVAQELNGLDPNNFSGQGSTNSSSGLNGNRVSPAGIARSGVQPFSRGATAMPTSSGLGSPGLGLRRAPGAVVPAHVRGELNTAIIGLGDDGGYGGGWVPLVALKKVLRGILKYLGVLWLFAQLPELLKEILGSILKDNEGALLNLDQEQPALRFFVGGYVFAVSVHRVQLLLQVLSVKRFHHSQQQQNQNQQQPNAITAQEELTQSEISEICDYFSRRVASEPYDASRVASFITLLTLPISVLREFLKLIAWKKSLASQSASDTPPAQRSRIELCLENHTGVEALSPENATGNSPATKSNIHYDRGHNAVDFGLTVVLDPALIPHINAAGGAAWLPYCVSVRLKYSFGENPNVGFLGMEGSHGGRSCWVRVEDWEYCKQRVVRTVEMNGGGGGGGDGSQGRLRVVADNVQRALHMCLQGLRGGGVGGGGGGGVGGGGGGNVT, encoded by the exons ATGGCGGAGATAGGTCAAGAATCGGTGGATTTTTCGACTCTGGTGAGTCGAGCTGCAGAGGAATCATACCTTTCTTTAAAGGAATTGGTGGAGAAATCGAAATCTTCTGAAATGTCGGATTCTGAAAAGAAAATTAGCATACTCAAGTATCTTGTTAAGACTCAGCAGCGTATGCTCCGACTCAATGTTCTTGCGCAATGGTGCCAACAG GTACCACTGATACAATATAGTCAACAACTTGCATCAACCCTGTCAAGTCATGAAACATGCTTCACTCAAGCTGCAGATTCAATGTTTTTCATGCACGAGGGACTACAACAAGCTCGTGCTCCAATTTATGATGTTCCATCTGCCATTGAAGTTCTCCTTACAGGCACATACCAACGTTTGCCAAAGTGCACAGAAGATGTAGGCATCCAAACCACATTAACCGAGAAACAACAGAAACCTGTATTAAAGAAATTAGACACCATAGTCAGATCAAAACTACTCGAAACACCACTTCCCAAAGAGTTCACAGAAGTCAAGATCTTTGATGGAACAGTCCATCTTTTTGTCCAAGGAGAGTTTAAGGTACTACTAACCCTTGGCTACCGTGGGCACCTTTCAATGTGGAGAATCTTGCATTTAGAAGTACTTGTTGGTGAGAGAAGTGGTTTAGTTAAGCTTGAAGAAATGAGACGATTTGTTCTTGGAGATGACTTGGAACGCAGAATGGCAGCTTCTGATACCCCATTTGCAACTTTGTATTCTATTTTACATGAATTCTGTGTAGCTCTTATTATGGATACTGTTATAAGACAAGTTCAAGCACTAAGGGCAGGTAGATGGAAAGATGCAATTCGGTTTGAACTCATATCTGATGGTAGTTCAAGTCAAAGTTCTATACAACTTggtcaagatggagagactgattCTGGTGGTTTAAGGACTCCAGGGTTAAAGATTCTCTACTGGTTGGAATGTGAGAAGCACAGTGGGACATCAGATGCTGGTTCTTGTCCTTTTATTAAGATTGAACCAGGGTTAGACTTGCGGATAAAGTGTCTACATAGTTCTTTTGTCATTGACCCTTTGACTAACAAGGAGGCAGAGTTTTCAATTGACCAGAGCTGTATTGATGTTGAGAAATTGCTGCTAAGAGCTATATGCTGTAATAAGTATACTCGTCTGCTTGAAATTTATAAAGAGTTGGGGCAAAATAGTCATATTGGTCGAGCTGCAGGTGATGTTCTTCTTCACACCCCAGTTGATCCACCTGTTGATGAGTACGAAAAG GATAACCAGTCAGAATCTGAAGGACAGGAAGTACTACGTGTCCGTGCCTATGGTTCATCATTTTTTACACTTGGAATAAATATAAG GAGTGGGAGGTTTcttcttcattcatcaagaaGCACAGTTACATCTTCAGCCTTAAGAGAATGTGAGGAAGCACTAAATCAAGGAAGTATGACTGCAGCTGAAGCTTTTATAAGCTTGAAAAGCAAAAGCTTACTTCATTTATTTGCATGTATTGGGAGGTTTTTAGGACTCCAG GTGTTTGAACACGGTTTTTCTCCAGTGAAAGTACCAAAACAAATCTTAAACAGTTCCAACATGCTTCTCATGGGATTCCCAGATTGTGGGAGCTCTTATTTCCTCCTAATGCAACTCGAAGACAACTTTACCCCTATTTTCAAGCTCTTAGAAACACAACCAGATCCATCTGCAAAACACGAACCTTCTGGTATCTCAAATCTTGTCACACGTGCTAAAAACATTGATATAAATCAAATGCACATTCTTGAAAGTCAACCAAGTTTGACTCTTTCCCTAACATCCGACCCCACTTCTGATCATACTCTTCTTTCTGATTTGGGCAATGAAACCTCTGCTTCTGCTTCTTCTTCTGGTCTTTTATCGGTTTTTTCTTCTATTGTGGATGAAGTTTTTGACCAAGAAAGACGGTCAACTGCCCCTGGCTTTCCTGTTCAGACTTTTGGTAATGCCTTTAGTAATAGCTTGTTGTATAATAATATGGGTAGTAGTTATAAAGGTAGGCCCCAATCTGGGCCCACCACTTCTTCTCTCATTTGTCCCCCTGGAAGGACTACAGTTATGAAGAAACTTTCTGATCAAGATTTGGCTTCTAGATCTCCACATTCTGGTTTTAGAAATTCTGTTGCTGGAACTTCAG CCCCACTATCAGATTCTCCAATCAGATATGATCCCGGATCAAGAAAACGTGCTTTATTAGACATGTTAGACTTACTCCCATCACTCAAACCCTCAGAAACCCTTGAAGAACCCtcaaaaagaagaaaaattaCCAAAAACCCCTCGGGGACACTCAGCAACATGGAAAAATACCGATACGTAAACCTTATAGCCGAAGCAAACAAAGGAGACGCCCCATCAAGTATTTACGTTTCCGCCCTTCTTCACGTAGTCCGCCATTGCTCTCTCTGCATCAAACACGCCCGTTTGACCAGTCAAATGGACGCCCTCGACATTCCATACGCAGAAGAAGTGGGCCTACGAAACGCATCTTCAAACATATGGTTTCGACTCCCCTTTGCCCGAGGTGACACATGGGAACATATTTGCTTGCGTTTGGGCAGCCCGGGCAGCATGTATTGGGACGTGAAAATCAACGATCAACACTTCATGGACTTGTACGAACTTCAAAAGGGCAGCTCGGGCAGTTCGGGCAGCTTTCCCATGCCTTGGGGTTCGGGTGTTAGGATTGCGAATACTTCCGATATTGATTCGCATATTCGGTATGATTCCGATGGTGTTGTGTTGACTTATAATTCGGTTGAATCCGATAGTATTCGAAAGCTGGTTGCTGATATTGAAAGGCTAGCGAATGCTCGGACGTTTGCTTTGGGAATGAGGAAGCTACTTATTGATTCCGATGAGAAAGACGAAAGCCGAAGTAATTCCGATTCCGGAGTTGGGAAGTATCCGGAACAGATGAGGAGGGCGTTTAAGATTGAGGCCGTTGGGTTGATGAGTTTGTGGTTTAGTTTTGGTTCCGGAGTTCTTGCAAGGTTTGTGGTGGAATGGGAATCGGGTAAAAATGGATGTACAATGCATGTTTCACCTGATCAGCTTTGGCCTCATACAAAG TTTTTGGAGGATTTCATCAATGGGACGGAAGTGTCATCTCTTTTGGACTGCATCCGTTTGACAGCGGGACCCTTACATGCCCTAGCAGCTGCAACACGTCCTGCCCGAGCTGCCCCAGTTTCCGGGGTCCCTAACACTGCACCTTCTTCATCTCtctcaaaaccaaacacatacaaCACCACTTCTTCACCTGCCGCCACAAATCTCGGAACCCACACAGCGGCTATGTTAACTGCCGCCACAGCCGCCGCCCGCGGCGGCCCCGGAATCGTCCCGAGCTCTCTCTTACCAATCGATGTCTCGTTTGTTCTTCGTGGCCCGTATTGGATCCGAATAATATACCGGAAATATTTCGCGGTGGACATGCGGTGTTTCGCCGGAGACCAAGTCTGGCTGCAACCCGCCACCCCACCAAAGGGCGGCCCTACCGCCGGAGGGTCGCTACCTTGTCCCCAATTCCGACCCTTCATCATGGAGCACGTTGCTCAGGAGTTAAACGGTTTAGACCCGAATAATTTCTCGGGTCAAGGATCGACGAATTCCAGTTCCGGTTTGAATGGAAACAGAGTGAGTCCCGCCGGAATCGCACGTTCCGGGGTTCAGCCGTTTAGTCGGGGTGCAACCGCGATGCCGACGTCTTCGGGTTTAGGGAGCCCGGGATTGGGGTTACGTAGGGCACCTGGGGCGGTTGTTCCGGCTCATGTTAGAGGGGAGTTGAATACTGCTATTATCGGACTCGGTGATGATGGTGGTTATGGTGGTGGGTGGGTCCCACTTGTTGCTCTTAAAAAGGTTCTTAGAGGGATCCTCAAGTACCTTGGAGTTTTATGGCTGTTTGCTCAGTTACCTGAGCTATTGAAGGAGATTCTTGGATCCATTTTGAAGGATAATGAAGGTGCACTGTTGAATTTGGATCAGGAGCAACCCGCTTTGCGCTTCTTTGTCGG TGGGTATGTATTTGCAGTGAGTGTCCACAGAGTCCAACTTCTTCTCCAAGTTTTAAGTGTAAAACGCTTCCATCATTCCCAACAAcaacaaaaccaaaaccaacaaCAACCAAACGCAATCACAGCCCAAGAAGAGCTCACCCAATCAGAAATCAGTGAAATCTGCGACTATTTCAGCCGCCGGGTCGCGTCGGAACCCTACGACGCGTCCCGTGTCGCCTCCTTCATCACCCTCCTGACCCTCCCAATCTCCGTCCTCCGTGAATTCCTCAAACTCATCGCGTGGAAAAAATCCCTCGCGTCCCAGTCAGCATCCGACACCCCGCCAGCTCAGCGATCGCGAATCGAACTCTGCCTCGAGAACCACACCGGAGTTGAAGCTCTGTCACCGGAGAACGCAACCGGAAACTCTCCGGCGACGAAAAGTAATATACATTATGACCGGGGGCATAATGCGGTTGACTTTGGGTTGACGGTGGTGCTTGACCCGGCGCTTATCCCGCATATAAATGCCGCTGGTGGTGCCGCTTGGTTGCCGTACTGTGTGTCGGTGAGGTTGAAGTATTCGTTTGGGGAGAATCCGAATGTTGGGTTTCTTGGGATGGAAGGGAGTCATGGTGGGAGGTCGTGTTGGGTGAGGGTGGAGGATTGGGAGTATTGTAAGCAGAGGGTGGTCAGGACGGTGGAGatgaatggtggtggtggtggtggtggtgatgggagTCAAGGGAGGTTGAGGGTTGTGGCGGATAATGTTCAAAGAGCACTTCATATGTGTCTTCAAGGGTTGCGGGGTGGCGGTGTTGGTGggggtggcggtggtggtgttgGTGGCGGTGGTGGAGGGAATGTGACATGA